The region GCCCGACGCGCGCCGCCGACCCTAGAACGGCGTATCGGCGCCCGCCTCGCTGAAGGCCGGTTCGCGCGGCGTCTCGCCGAACGCGGGGTCGGAGGTCGCGCCGCCGTCGTTGGCGTCCGGGAACTCGTCGCTCTCGCGGGCGGGCGGGTCGACCGGCGCGTGGGCCGCCGAGTGCGCCTTCGTGAACGTCGTGGTGCCCCAGGCGAGGTCGTGGCCCACCGAGTCAGCCTCGATGTCGACGTTGATGCCCTTCTTGTCGCCGCTCTCCCAGTCGCGGATGCGCAACCGCCCGGTGACCACCACCTTGTCGCCCTTCACGACGGAGGTTCCGACGTTGACGGCCAGTTGCCGGAAGGTCGTAATCGTGTACCAGTTCGTCTCGCCGTCGACCCAGCGGTCACGCGCCCGGTCGAAACGACGCT is a window of Conyzicola nivalis DNA encoding:
- a CDS encoding single-stranded DNA-binding protein, with product MTDTIAVTGIVATQPNVISTGDDLKITSFRLASTQRRFDRARDRWVDGETNWYTITTFRQLAVNVGTSVVKGDKVVVTGRLRIRDWESGDKKGINVDIEADSVGHDLAWGTTTFTKAHSAAHAPVDPPARESDEFPDANDGGATSDPAFGETPREPAFSEAGADTPF